CCAGCTCCCCGATCGCCGCCCCAGTTCTCCCCACCCTGCTCCCTGAGACCTACGGTGTGTTCTGCGGTGCAAATGGCGGAACAGGAGGACCAGGAAGAGGAGACACAGCAGGCAGGCCACGGACACCCCGATGAGAACATAAAGATGCTCCGACAGAAGGACTGACAGGCCAGGCGGGTCTAGGAGACATGGGGTGGGATGCCAGCAGCTTGctctattgagcacctactgcacACCACGCGCAGGCCAGGGGCTTCTCAGGGACCTACTTATACCTACAATCTCTCCCCACATCAAATCCCGCCTCCCAAGACTCATTCTCCCATCTGCAGATGGCGAGACGACATCCTGGTGGTGAAGGCGTCCGACAGGAGGAGGCGGCGCCTCGGGTCTGAACCGGGACCTGGCCCACCGCCCGGGCTGCACTCCTCCTGCCCTGGACGCAGGGGTCCTGTCCAGGTGGGGCTCTGCCTCCACGGCCAGGGCTGGGCAGGACCCGGCCCTCCACCCTCACCACGGCCATCTTCACGCTGTCCACCTGCGCCCACTGCCACACTGGGCTCGAGGATCCGTAAGGACCAGAGTCCAGGCTGGACAGAGAGGGCTCCAGTGCCGCCGGCCCACGAGGGGCTCTACTGGACAGCCCTTAGAGAGCTGACGTCCTATTGGTCAGAACAGAAGGATGCTGGCATCCTATTGGACAGGAGTATGGCTGGTGACTTCCTATTGGACAGCCCGGTGACGCTGACATCCTATTGGACAGCACGGGTGCAGAATGTGCCTTCAACCAGGAAGTGTCCATCCTCGCTGCTCGCCACCCTTAGCGGACCGTTGTAGAGACTGACAAGTAGAAATGCTGGACAGAGACCACCCCTCGCGGACCTCCGTCTGGGTGCCCGCCCTGAGGGTGACATGCCCGGTGCCTAGGTTCCTGCCCGGCAGCCTCTGACGGTGAAACCGCCCCTCTCCGGGTGAAGAAGCCACAACCCGGATAGTCTCACACTGCCCAAAGCCCTGCAGATGGCGGGCGAGGACACTGAGCGCCACCCAGGTGGGCCAGGCCATTATGTCCTTCCGCACCTTGGCACTGGGGATGACACTGCCTCGTGTCACAGGTGAAAAGCGAGCCCCGGGGAGCTGTCCAGCCCCGGGACGGGGACAGagctgttccctctgtctggagCACCACCCGTTCCTCTCTCTCCTGCAGACCCTGCCCCTGAATCTTCAATAtccttaggtaaaaaaaaaattgcacccTCTGGGAGAATTCTTCCCTGACCACCTTATCCCAACTCCCCCCCCATTCTACATCATTACTGCCTAAGCTTCCTCTTATAGCTTTattgtaatttaaaattatatctcTAAATGCATATATGTTCCTGAAAATCatgtagaattttaaattttacatttacaatttAAATATAAACGAATCATAAAAAGTATGTTTAATCTGGACTATATCATACAATGTATAGCATAGTGTATACTGAAAATATGTATAATTAAATGtattactatatatttatatacatttacatattaattatattaatatacaaTGAAATCATTATATTGTTGCTATGTATTagatattgtaaatataatacaTTATACCGGGTATAATGTAATATATGtcatataatatattaatatattagatATACTATTtatatgtggtatatatgtatgcattctTATATGTGATTTATATCTATACtatcttatattttaatatatacaatattttacATTGTATATAATGCTAAGTATATTATATATGACATGATGCGTTAATATATATGTTGACATATAATTGTATCAAATATGCAATAGAATTGTGTAATTTAAATTGTCCATCTACGATTTAAATCACACATTTCTATACACAGCTGCATCTCTATTGTGCATTCTCTTTCGTTTCTCCCACTAAAGGTCAGGTGGGAAGGAAACAAACCTCTTCCTGCCCGGCCGGCAGGGCTGACCCTTCCCAGGTGGGAGGAAATACCTGTGCCCGGCGGTCAGGGTGACTCATGTTCGGGGTTTCCCCTCGGCAGGCGCCGCCTCCAGCGCTGCTGTGAATGGGCGCCCGTGGCCTCGGAACAACCCTGTGCCTCGGTCCTTTGGTGGCTGCCTTGCGCGGGAGGTCCCCGGGCCCTGATCCTGAGGTCACCCCAAGGGGGCCGCGGAAAGATTTGCCGCAAACCAGATGGCGAACCGGGATCTGAGTGGGGATCCGAACGCGGTCTGCGCGTGCCCGCCCCGGGCTCAggacccctccaccccccaccccacgccccgGGGTCTCTGGGGAGTAACCTGCTCCTCTCCCGGCTTTCCCACCTGTGCCTTCTGCCCCCGTGCCCTGCCTGGTCTCGGAGCCGCAGCCGCAGACGGGCCTGCCCCGGGACTCGGACCTGGGGTGGAGGACAGTCCACAGACGCCTCCCGTCGGGGTCCCCACCCCCTCCTGGGAGGTTCCGGACAGACAGAGGGGGAGGAGGGCGCTGGAGCCTGAGCTCTGGGCCGTGGGGCGGCTGGACCCCCGCATTGTGGCAGGGAGAGCCAGCGAGGCAGGGGCTGGACAGACAGAGGGACGGACGGGTTGGCCTCAGCCCTTCTCCTTTCCCAAGCCGCGGCCCTCGCCGCGGGCGCGTCCTCTGGGCTGACCTTCTGCCCTGCCTGCCCGAGACCTTGTCACCTGACCCTGGGGTGGCGGCGCCGCACGACAGGGGCTGCTTCCGCCTTAGGACACCCCTCGGACCCTCAGCGGAAGGATCGTGCTCTGGGTGGCGGCGGGTGAGCGCGAGGCTCTGCCCACCCGGTCGGAGAGCACTGGGCTGGcgctggggtctggggtctgccTGCGATGGCCGATTTCGGCCCTGTGTCTTGGGGTAAAGACTCTTTCACTTAATTTCTGCCCATTAAAGTAGAGGGAGTGTTGGGGGCCAGACCCGCCCTCCCCTTGGGCTTGCCGCTGGCCTTGAGTCAGCTCGGGGTGCTGGCATCGAGTTAGCTTTCCAGAAAGGTCTGCCCGGCCCTCAGGGTGTGTGTGAAGCTTCAGGGCCCTCGCGACCTTTGGACGGGGTTGGGGGCTGCTCCCTGGTTTCAGGAGTGCGAGGCCCAGGCCAGGGCAGAGGGCTGAGCCCCCGGCCCAAACCCCACTAGAACCCCCAGGCCCTGCCGGGCGGGCCTCTACTCCCACAGCTGAGAAGGAGCGCTCTGCGGGGCAGCCAAGGCGGCCCAGGAGTCCCGAGTCCGCAGGAggcctggagtgggtggagagcGGGTTCTGGGTGGGCCGGGACGCAGAGGGGCTGCCGGGCTCAGCCTGGCCACTCGCGACGCGGGCACCGCTCCAAGCTCGCGTCTGGCCATCACCCATTACAGATCCCGCCCGGGACGCTGGGGAAAGGGGCAGGGGGACAGGAGCCCGGAGAGTTCTGCCTACCCGGCCTGCCGAGGGCTAGTCCCTCCGCCAGCACCTGCTGGACGTGGGCTCTGCTGGACTCAGGGGCACAGGTAGGAGCAGGCGCCCTAGGCGGGCCACGTGGAGTGGATGGGGGTCTCCTCAGTGGACCAGGATCCCAGGAGCTCCCCGGGCTGAGCATCCTCAGGACGTGACATCTCACCCCCGTGGTTCCCCACAAAGTACTGACCCGTCCTGATTTGGGAGGGTGTCTTCCCTGGACAATGCGAATATGTCCAGTAGGAAGGGATCCACACCAGGGGGTGTAAGTTGCTTGGGATCACCCCAGATTCTGCCTCAGTTTACCACAGTTCTTGGAGGTGGTCCGGGAGGGAGGTGGTCTGACCCTCACCCAACCCTTGCATCAGaggaccccaggggctgggaccCCCTCTCCACCCACAGCAGTCCCAGCCCCGTCCCATCCCGATGCTGGAGCTGAGTGTCCAGGTCACCCGTGGTGTCCAGAGGGGACCCAGGACCTGAAGGCAGAGGGGCCGTGTGCActgagggaggggcaggagggttagggagggggcagggggaagtTGGAGGGTTGGGGGGAGATGGGGCCGGGGACAGGACCCAGGAACCTGGAGACCAACCTGAGGGTAGCGCCTGAGATGTGGGGGGGCCCTGGGTGGTGTCCTCATCTGTCACTGTCAGCTCCAGGAAGTCACTGCGCTGGGACCAGCCGGACCATTTGTAATAGATACAGTAATAACGTCCTGCGGTGTCCTCACTCGCTGGGGCCATGGGGAATCTGACCTCTCTCTCTGCGTACTGAGGCTTCTTTTCACTCACTACCTTGTTTGAAGacccttcttccttctccaggaGGAGTGTTTCCATCCCAAGAGGCCCTCTGCAAATGAAGGTCACATTGCCTCCCCGACGGGTCACAGGGCCCAGCTCCGCTGATATGGACGGTTTGGGATGGTGACCTGGGAGAGAATCAGAGCAGGGATCTCAGCATCCACCCTTGAAGAAATCACCAAACACTGAACACTCGTCttaggtgtacaattcagtgatttttagtaaatttacagagTTGGGCAGCCACTAGTACAATCCACTCTTAGGACATTTCCATCCCCCCAAAACCGCCTTGTGCCCTTCTGTGCGCATTCCAGCTCTCATCACTGCAGAGGAAGGTACCCCACGGCGGTAACCGTCCCCTCATGGGCCCCACTCAGTGTCACCCCTACGGAGAGCTGCAGAGCCTGGCTGCCTCCCTGTCCACAGTCGCCCTCCAGGGGATGGGGAGAGCACAAAGGGTCGGGGGAGGGGGTTCAAGCAAGGGCAGCGAGGAGGCTGGAGCTGGTGGCCAGAAGGGCAGCTGGTCAGTGCCCAGGTGGATTGGGGGCAGCTGGTCGGCCCTGCgggttgggggaggggtgcagtGCCCAGGACTCTGTGAGAGGCCGGTGTGGGGTGGGAAAAGCCCGGGCACAGGCCTGGCCACAGCTGACGCCCAGCGCGAGGCGGCCCCTGCCCTAATGCGTGCTCTCTGCGCAGCAGTAGCCTCGGCATTGCCCTCTGCGGTTCCGCCTTTGGCTCTGCTCATTTCCGTTCCCCGTCATCGCCTCTCTTGAAAGTGCCCAGCCTTTCCCGGCTTGGCTGAGGGGGGGTCGGGGAGTGAGGAGATGGGCCTGCGGCCCCGAAGCAGGAAGAGTCAGCGCGTCCGCGGGGCTCCGCGGCTTCCACTCCTTGGCGCGTTCCTTCACCCCCCACCCAGCCACCTGCTCGTTCCTTCTCGACTGGTGGACAGTCGCCTCCCGGTGCCGCTCGTTCTGCAAACGGGAGGAGGAGGGTCCCTGCCCGCGCGGAACTGAGAGCTCAGGAGAGAGGACGGACGTCGGTCCGATGATTGTCCAGACCCGCGGCCACAGACGGAGCGCGGGGCGGGGGGCGCGCAGCCCGTCTCTCCGGGGCTGGGCATCGAGACGGAGCCTCGGGGGGCGAAGGGGCCTCGCCGCGCGGGGGGAACTGGTGGAAAGAAGAGGGACCGGGGGCGGGGCAGCCAGCCAGGGGCAGGGCCGCAGAGAGAGGCGGGCGTCTCTCTTCACTGAACATGCAGGTCGGGGAGCTTCGTGAGAAATAAATGTTTGCCTTAAACGGGAAGAATAGAcgaaaatggagataataaatgaaatcaagaatgaAAGATATGAAATAAAGTAGTTTCACGGGAAGaaaagtgagtgtgtgtgttgagGTGCAAACAATGTCGCTTTGGTGTGGGCGAGGGAGTTGCAGAAAGCAGGCAGACCTGCGGGCAGACGCGGGGGAGGAGGAGCAGCTGTGTGGGGACGGAGGGAAAGGGCAAAGCAGATACAAAGGCTCGAGAAGGACGCAGGGGGTGAAGTCAGCAGGACCAGGTGATATCCTGCATGTCAGGGGACCGGCAAGACCGGGCTGGGAGGAACTAGATTCTGCCCTGTGTGACTCTATCATCCCCTGCCGGGGGCCCTGGGGGGCTCTGGGCTCATGGGGAAGCTCGGGGTCACCCCTGCCATGTTGGGGGGAGCTATCTTGAGTCCCGGCGCGGAGCCACCAGGCGCTGCGGGAGAAGAGCAGAGAGAACCCGGCTCGCTGTGCATGTGGGGTGACTTGGAATTTGGGGCATGTTTACGCGTCTCCCTCCTTCCACCTGAGCATCGCCTTCTCCCGCCCAGAGCCGCCCTGGCTGGGGAGGGGATTGGGATTGGAGAAGAGACTCACCCGCCTGCGCGAGGGTCATCCCGCCCAGACAGAGCCCTGGAAGAGAAGCCAGAGTGTGAAAACGCCCGCCGCCCTACACGCTGCTATGGGGGCGcttgaggggtggggaggggcctggAGGATTTCCAAAGCACCCTCCCAGCAGGAGCTCCCAGTACAGTCCTTGCTGCCCAGGACGGCGTTTGCCCACCGCCCGGCCCTTCTCCCACCTGCCGGTTCACTCGGAGCAGTCTCCAGCCCCGCTGCCGCTCCCGGGGCCGAGTGGACACGGCCCGCAGGGACGCGCTCCCTTCCCCTGGTCCCAGGGTCTCCTGGATAGGTCTGAACAGGGACGTGGGCCCGCTGAGTCTCCCACCCGCCCTGTcaccccccttcccctccccttggTTCCCAGACTCACCGAGGCCCAGTAGGGCGGGGAAAGCCGGGCGCATGGCACTCCCCATGCCCGCCCTGGTGGAAGGAGAGACCCGGCAGCTGAGACCAGGGCGCAGGATGTGTTGGCCCCAGTCACGCTGTTTCTTCACCAACTGCCTGAGGAAAGGGGAAGAGCTTCATTCTCCACCCTGCCCACTCCTGGCCCACCAGGGAGGGCTCCGCTTCCTAAAGAAGCTTCTTATCCACATGTTTCCAACCAGACCATCCATCCTTAGATCAAATCCCGAAAGTGTCAATGCTACTGAGCACGTGGGAAAGGGCTAGAAGTCTGCCTTCTTGGATTTCAGTCCCCAGTCCATTTGCTCTATGCCCAGCATTTCCCCATCAAAGACTAACAATTTTACTACAAGTAAATGGGACATCTTCAAAGAACTTAGTTGGCATATTAAAGATAATGAATATGAAATCCCTTTCCTATCTTCCCATGCTGTTTCCATTTCAACCCAGAATAAAGGatgcaaattatatatatatatatatatatatatatatatatatatatatatatatatatataaatgtacttACATGTGAAATCTAAAACCAGTTAAAGGTTGCATTGGCAGATTAGACACAGCTGGTTAAACAGAAAACATCATAAAACTTATCTAAAGAGACAGAGTCGGAAAATATGAAGGACAAAGTAGGAGACATGAAAGATGAAGTGAAAAAAGGCTCAACATACATCTGCTAGGAATTCtagaaaaacagagaagagaaaattgaacagaaataataattgatAGTTTacagaattgattttaaaataccaaTTGTAGTTTCTCAACATATCATGAGCTttacgttaaaaaaaaatctatagctataaggggggaaatgtaccttaatgtaaactgtggactatagttagtagtacaattatagtATTCTtgcatcaactgtaacaaaggtttCATACTAATGCAGTGTTAActaatgcaaagaaaaaatctacatgatttttctgtaaacttacaacttccccaatttaaaaaatcGCTTTAATATAAAAAAAGTCTACAGTTATCACAGTATATCTGCAGGGCATCACTAACAGCGTTGaagcaagagagaaaaggagggtgACTTCACAGAAGCAATGACTTGATGGCCGACTTGtcaacagcaaaaataaaagccAGAAGAGAGTGCAATGACCTtttccataaaaaagaaaaaatagttgcCATCCTAGAATTCGGCGTCTTattcaaggaaaagaaacaaatgaagatGTTTTAAATCCAGCAAAAACTAAGGAATTCTTACTCTATCACATGTTGGAGGAAAAGCTCACAGGttacataaatggaaagaaactattcttatatgaaaagaagaaatgccaAAAAACGATAGTAACTACGTACATGAATCTAAACAAAAATTGACTGAATAAGCAGGAATAAAAGCGCATTTTAGGGTTAAATGGCAATATACAAAATATCTTAAAAGCATCAATAATCACATATAACTTGAGTGGGGGAGAACAGTAAAGTGGCAATTCCATTAGCATGAAGgaagaatcatttttttaaaaacatgattcttGCTGAACACAACCGGTTGTGAATtgcataaaattataaagaatgaCACTACACTTGCTCCAAAGTACTTGTAATTTGGAGCAAAACTTTAGTGTAAGAATATGCAAGAAAAGACCTCAGTGTAGTTATCCCCAATACGGGGGTCTGGACTGGGGCCTAGACCAACCAGGCTTCTTCTCGCATTTATGGAGAGTTTGGGCTGGATGAGTCCCTGTTGCACGGGCCCTCCTGCATCGTGGGGTGGCCTCCACCCACCAGACGTCAGGGCGTCCCCCCTGTGACCACCAAAATTGTCTCCAGGCGATGCCAGAGGTCCCTGAGGTTGAGAACTGCTAATGTAAATCAATgcttttgtgggaaaaaaaaccctactgttaaacaaaacaaaagtgaaacTGTGAGTTAGACTAAAAAATATGATTAATGATATAGGAAAAAATTGTGAAATGAGTAAACGTTAATGCATTAAATTCTACATTCTCCTTTACTATATGATAGTTTGAAAGCTAATCAAAATATGATGATTATTATATGAGCTTCAGAACAAACTCAATATCTCTGCACGATAAGGTTTTGCCccaagttcttttttcttttggtggtggtggggagtgggggtgtgcacaggccaggaattgaacccaggtcttccaccctacttctttttaattttactttattttattttaatatggcaAAATAAACATAACATAAAGCATGTAGTTTAATCATATTTAAGTGGACAACTCAGTATAGCATTAATTGCATTCAGAATGtcatgcaaccatcaccactatttctACAATTTTTCATCATTCCCTGCAGAAACTCTGCACCTCTTAAGTAATAGCTCCCTATTTCTCCTTCTCCattgcccctggtaacctctaagcTACTTTCTATCTCCATGAAGTTGACTATTTTAGATACTTCACATAAATGCAATCATATGGGATTTGTCcctttatatctggcttattacagcacaatgttttcaaggtttattcatgtggtagcatgtatcagaacttcattacttcctacagttgaataatattccattgtgtgtgtgtaccatattttgtttatgcattcatctatGGATGGAGGCACTTGGGTTATTTTCACCTTTTGGAAATTGTGGCTATTTGCCATTGAACATTGGTGTAcgagtatctgtttgagtccctgttttcaatgtGTTTGAGTGTATACCTAGGAATGAAACTTCCTGGTCATAtagtaaattttatgtttaactttctgaagagc
The genomic region above belongs to Tamandua tetradactyla isolate mTamTet1 chromosome 16, mTamTet1.pri, whole genome shotgun sequence and contains:
- the LOC143658639 gene encoding leukocyte-associated immunoglobulin-like receptor 1; this translates as MAPASEDTAGRYYCIYYKWSGWSQRSDFLELTVTDEDTTQGPPTSQALPSDPPGLSVLLSEHLYVLIGVSVACLLCLLFLVLLFRHLHRRTHRPPHSKREVHRPQERLSPSVQAQKGPPGVATEEKLPEDREKDTSAPVAGDPQEVTYAQLDHWTLTHGVARAVSPQPMEPTAESSTYATVSRS